The genomic segment AATAAAGGAAcaactttaataataaagaatttcttataaacttttatataattttacgttttaattcTCTATCAAATAAAATTCCGAGGTGCATTATTCTTCAATTATAAAAGCAttcattaacatattaaataaaaaaaaaaactaaaaaaacattttttttggtgaaataaaaatattaccactTACAAGATTAGGACATCAGCTGAGCCGAATAATGCAGCACTGCTCTTACAAGAATATTTGTTTGTTACAAGAAATATTTCAGCACAAAAATACGATTACTTATCGAGTTCAATTCAAATgtctaattttaagaaataaaataaacatatttaaaaaccagCAATTTACTCACCAAAACTGCTTCCCTGTCTTGCTTTAACTTCCAAGCCTTGACAGGATCGGAGTCGTAACCTTTCTTGACCAACTCTTCAATCATGGCCTTCTTCTTTTTGTTCTCAATGGTCAAAATGCCATCACATTTCTCAACGATGAACCTGAGGAGTAACAAGTCCGTAGTTAATATTCTGACACGTTTCTTCAAGAATGGATatatacaaagcagtttacagcttaaaagaattaaactaaaaataacaaggTAATCGTTTATTTAATATGCCACCACAATCTTCAAAGAATTAACCTGAAACATTACGAgattaattcaaaaattgtataaagtcattacatacattttcaaaatgttaataaaaaagttaacatcTAAATGGTTTTTgatgaattaattcaattttgtcCTGAAATACGTGATAAATTTCCTCGTTGTAcactattttacttttatgagGTTTATGTTTCTGGGACAAAGCATTTGTGgcaatacatttatttcagtatGCATgcagttatttaaatgtaaagtttaaactgtattctttggatttattttatctgtaaagCAAGGTAACTATAAACGACATTAGTATTAATCACCTAAAATGTAGAAATTtgtttgacaagtatttggtcttccgatcataattatgttaatttggttattaaaacatatatctgACCAAAaaggttaaatacaaaataactgaatagTAAAAAGGTAGGACCTCTGTGGTTTAATAGTTCTCATATATTTCAACCAAAATATTTCGCATAAAGGGAGGCTAAAAGGAAAAAGGTAACTCTTTAAAGGGTTAAGGCAAAGAAAATTTGTCAGTACACATCTGAAGGCTTTGCCTATAACATGGGCTGgagttaaaaattgtgttattaatagcATCTCAACTcaaattcaaaaatgttacacttcagaaatttagattttagtgTTTCTCTGCCAATGAAAACTTAAATACACAATGATATGTTAATgctaatagtttataatttatatttaacacacagTGCCTTCAAAACATTCTGAAAAAGTTTCTTACAGATTTACAAGTGACTTTCCTATCTCTCGGAAAATTGTTGAACTATGTAGCTTTAGTTGATTAAAGATCATTTGCTTGCTGAGGCCAAAATCGGAATTTGCAAAATGGAGCAATGAGCTgcaattaaattcagttttaaatgcGGTAATACTGCATCGGAAGTGTATACAATGATACACACAGCACATCCCGATGAATGCTTGAGCCTCCAAAGGTGTCAagtagtttttgtgttttaaaaagtgGTCATCTTGAAGATGATTCAAGAACAGGTCAACTGTCAGTAAGAAATGGGAGTACCGATGGTACCGAGCgatctaagacgttggactttgagtctgagttagagatagtgcaggttcgaatcctgtctgtgacccttgcactttttatcagtaccatcgaccttgtactgtatcggctctcccccttattctgtttgataagatcctcgcacaggccctTGAGGACGGGCGCAAATATAGCATAAAAGGTAatcttcttaaaaaaatacaaaagaaaatgttgaaaattgaGTGCACTACTCGCTGAAAATCGGCTCCTtagcaaacaaaattaatagtcGAGCAGATTGGTATGGTAGTGCACAAGTTTTTGGAAAAAGGAAAATTGCgtgaacaatttgtttttaagagCAGAAAGAGCAGCGAGTTTGAGGATTAAGGAACTATGTGGAGCAGTGACTGACATTAACTGTGGTGATGAATTGTGGAGTTTTCAGTGAAATCCGTGCCAAACAGCTGAATGGAGGTATCCAGGTGAGAGACACTCTCCAACGGTATCTTCACGGGAATATCCACAgaggtttattttacatttaaacacatcaCTGCTTACCTGGCCTGGTTGCTTAGCTTGGCCGCCTCAGCCTGCAGCATCCCCTCCAGGTAAGCCTTCCTCTTCTCGTAGTACTCCAGTCTCACCTCGTAGAACTCTGTGAGGATTGTTTTGATGTTTTCGTACTTTTTTCAGGACATTGTCCTTGTCAAAATGCGCACTGAAACATTAGAAAGTCAAACGAAAATTAATACAATGACTTAAAACTCATAACACTCAGAGATTAAAATCTGTATAACGGATCTAAAAACTATTATGGCATGTGTTATGCACCCGAATACAAATCAAATTGACTAAAAgactaaaaacacaaatttcttcGACGCAAGGAAAACAAAATGCTTCATTTGATGGGAACatcctatttttatataattacgttgtattttttagtaatatatctGTACCATCTGGAGAGTTACACTGAGATGGTAGAGTAATTCTTTAGAAATTATTCTAAGAAGTCGTAGTAATTTGAGTATATGTAGTTCTACGTTCAGTGTACAGAATTGTGATATCGTTTaggataaagtaaaatataataaatacagagACATAGAGTAAAACGCAATTAACATGTTATTATGCTTTTTCATTAGGCTCTCTTTAACATACCACATTTGGTACACATTACACAATTCCACCCACCTGCCACCCCAAACTAATTCttcattgtgtttatttaatcaatCTGGTAAATAAGACTAAACAAAACACAAGGACTTGTACAACTGTAACGTACCATGCAAGAGATGCTCATACTGGACTGCAGCTTGAAAGCTTTGTGGAGACCTTCCTCTTCCAACTTCAGTAGTTTTGTCTGCAGACAGTGTCACGACGAATCTGACTGTCGTGTCAGTATGATACTCCTTGTAGTCTCTGGGGACACAAAGATGTCATCAAACAAAGGCTAGCTTCCAATACAAGGCTAAATTCCACATACTTCCCCTAAATACGAGGGGTGTTTTTGGAGTAAGGACTGTTGTCCCTTGGATGACAGTGATCATTGACAGCTTCGTGAAGTTTATGGTGAAACGAAATAAGTAAAAGTTAGTTTCAAAAGTAGGATGTTCCAGTAGACCATCTGTGATTACTGGATTTGATAAgtgaaattgaaaaatatgtccGCCACGACAAAAATTCAAGATAACCACTCCATCAAAGTATAAGTTGTgacaaacaaatctaaaattatgTTCTCGGTGGGTACCCAAACTCTAGACAAGTAAAAGATTTTTGACATTTTCTTGATTCTTTTATTACAACAAAGAGAGAGATGACATATTGAACCAAATTATTACAGGAGACGAAAAGTTACAGCGCAAAGACTTTGCTGCATTCCGGAAAAAGCATGGTATTTTGCTGGTGGACTTCATACTATGAGCAAAGACCATCAACGCTACATTTAATGTATTTCATTTTCCATCTATTGCTAATATCATTGATATATTTAGATTGAGAAAATTACTTgcttctgttatttttatttataaaatataaacgtaatcTTCCTCCTTCAATCCACGCAGAGGTTTAAAATTATAGCTGTACAACATTCACAAAACTATGTGATGacctaaaacttaaaattgagaaTTGCTACATCAATAATTAAGTGGACCACCACATTGTGATTAAGTTGTTGGAtattattacaattcaaaaaGTTCAAAAGTATTTTCAAGTGTTAGTTTGAAGTTGTAAGCACAATAGAGTATCTAGCTACCAAGAAATTTGATAACATGCCAGCATTGATATGATATTCCTCAGTTACAcctcaatgtaaaaaaaaaaaaacatgagagAGCACTTACGAGATGACTGCGGGTTTCTTATCGGTGTCTCCGTGCAGCATCACCTCCATGACGGCCTCCTTGTAGGCCTGAGTCCACGTACCGATAGGCAGTTCTGTGATCTCCAGCTTGTCTGGCCCCATCACAGACAACTCCCCACTGCACATATAACTGTCCATGCCGAACTGCTCTATGTCTCCGCGGAAGTTCTTGTACCATGGTTTCTACAAACGACAGACATAAACATTATAATGCCACACACTGACAAATATACAAGTTCATTAATGTCATGGCTACAAGTTCTTTATCACTTAAGATGTTGTATACTGTGTTTTGACCGAATCTCATTTCTACTGACTGAAAATCTTACAGGAAATCTCTTACCATAATTTACTGTGCCGATTGTTCGATATGACAACCAATTAATCAATCACATTATCTAGCAAATTGGAAACAATTCAAAAGTGATTCTTTAATTGAAggaaataaacatgaatttaacaaaaataatccatttagttttaaaaaaaccaaaacataaattgaaagtcAAGACATATTTTATCTGctaatgtttagaaaaaaatgtgaCTTTCAGACAAAATTCTAAAAGTTTAACTGAAATGAAATATGGTGATGTATAGTCTTGATGATAATTTAGGTTCTTGCTGATCAAGAAAGAATCTTTAATTAATAAGATTAGTTGGAAGGGACTAGGAGTTATAACGCTTCAAACCACTAAGGGtacattttctgctttgtattcttgatggaagtgagcAGGTTTTAAAtatctaactgatgatgccttaaccgacgaaagttgctttttaaataaatttaaatgtggaagtatgaaaaatgtcttttccattaaaaacacTAAGGGTAAAGTCCAAAGCAACCAAAACTTCACTGAAAccttaaaacagaaaatattgtattgtcCACCCACAGATTTCATGGACAAAAAAAATAATGCAGTTATTACTACTAAAAAGGTTATCAGCACATACAATCTGACTCCGAGATACACTCAAATTGCTCCTTGAGGAAATATCACTTGATTTCAACAATCAGCACAAGCTGCTTACCAAATTGTGCGCTTTCTTCTCCCTCCATCATCCTTTTTAGCACTTGGATGATCTCACGAGGGTTGTAGTTGGGTATTTTTGTCATCCAGCCAGTGCCGATGCCGGAGGCGCCGTTCACCAGGATCATCGGTATTATTGGAATGTACCAAACAGGCTCAATCTTCTGGTTGTCATCTTTTAGATATTTGAGCAGTGGATCGTCGTGGGGATGAAAGATGAGTCTTGTCAGGGGGCTGTGACAAGATACAGAAATATATCACAAACAGAAACGTGTGAAAGGTTAAACTCATCagctttaaaatttttccaaagtAGTACACACACGTTACTTCtgtatttcatacaaaaaatactttattttaagaaaattgaggaatccaaattttaaactgataattttaGTTTTCCTAAACTAAAGAAAAACTGGAATTTTGGAGACAAAACTGGATATATGACATAAGAGATTAGTACGCAGCATGACGCAGTGTTAATAAAATTGTGGAAGAGATCACCGTAACAGTTATGTTGAAAATCTTAAATAGAAGTAATTGCACATAATTTTAATCCTTTCAAGACtacataaaaagtgtaaatttttacatgaatctGCATTCAAATTCACAAAATACGACATGATAGTTTTTAACCTACAACATCTTATCATGAAATATTAAGGTAATGCATGATTTCTTTCATgattaggttttaaaaaatatagtctCAAACAAGgtacaaaactataatttttgtttgattttactttctttacaaaattgtatattaat from the Homalodisca vitripennis isolate AUS2020 unplaced genomic scaffold, UT_GWSS_2.1 ScUCBcl_1230;HRSCAF=4590, whole genome shotgun sequence genome contains:
- the LOC124371279 gene encoding DNA topoisomerase 2-alpha-like: MSSLSLLDYKEYHTDTTVRFVVTLSADKTTEVGRGRSPQSFQAAVQYEHLLHEFYEVRLEYYEKRKAYLEGMLQAEAAKLSNQARFIVEKCDGILTIENKKKKAMIEELVKKGYDSDPVKAWKLKQDREAVL